The Methanomassiliicoccales archaeon genome has a segment encoding these proteins:
- a CDS encoding leucine-rich repeat domain-containing protein, which yields MDGDYIYTVNASLTEATIKQYVGLGGDITIPSTLGGYQTAVIQHEAFSYPGGLLVTSVIIPNNVITIEDYAFANCILLTSAYIGSGVTSFGEQAFLGCDSLVSITVDDSNPSYRSIVGVLYDKDLTTLIKCPSAKAGEVIIPHGVTSIGWYAFDSCKLLEHLAMGNGITSIKSYTFYESTALESVTFTPNSNLVSIGERAFDSCTSLKAIDLPDKLETIGDSAFRSCTSLTPLNIPGNVTSIESGAFSECTSLTGVMIPASVTSIGNYAFGGCNNLTSIDVEEANANYSSIDGVLYNKTATALLQYPAGKAGVLVLPSSATEIERGACINCYNLTSVTMGDDVATIGWGAFYGCSNLTSVTMGKGITTIGLSAFLGCTGLSSIVIPASVTTIGDFAFFGCYSLTNITFLGLVSPLYVGQAWITDTPATLRGHADPDSNFPVPGATFYGLTMGYNIEAPEPESNDNTILIILAVIAIIAVLVAVIMLMRKRKGKA from the coding sequence ATGGATGGTGACTACATCTATACGGTCAACGCCTCTCTCACCGAGGCCACGATCAAGCAATATGTGGGCCTTGGAGGAGACATCACCATCCCTTCCACTTTAGGAGGATATCAGACCGCGGTGATTCAACACGAGGCGTTCAGCTACCCCGGCGGGCTCCTGGTCACCTCGGTCATCATCCCCAACAACGTCATTACCATCGAGGACTATGCTTTCGCCAATTGCATTCTATTGACCTCGGCCTATATTGGCAGTGGCGTCACATCATTTGGAGAACAGGCGTTCCTCGGCTGCGATTCCCTGGTCTCCATCACCGTGGACGATTCCAATCCGAGCTATAGAAGCATTGTAGGTGTATTGTACGACAAAGACCTTACCACCTTGATCAAATGTCCGTCGGCCAAGGCTGGAGAGGTAATAATCCCCCACGGTGTCACCTCGATTGGTTGGTATGCCTTCGATTCCTGTAAACTCCTGGAACATCTGGCCATGGGAAATGGTATCACGTCCATCAAATCCTACACATTCTACGAAAGCACCGCCCTGGAATCGGTGACCTTCACTCCGAACAGCAATCTCGTATCCATCGGAGAACGGGCTTTCGATTCCTGTACCTCGTTGAAGGCCATCGATCTGCCGGACAAGCTTGAGACCATTGGGGACAGTGCGTTCCGGTCGTGCACTTCGCTGACCCCGTTGAACATACCTGGAAATGTCACCTCGATCGAATCGGGTGCATTCTCAGAATGTACTTCGTTGACGGGCGTTATGATACCAGCCAGCGTCACGTCCATCGGAAATTACGCTTTCGGCGGTTGTAATAACCTGACATCGATCGACGTGGAGGAAGCGAACGCCAATTATTCCAGCATTGATGGTGTTCTGTACAACAAGACCGCGACCGCCCTTCTTCAATATCCAGCCGGAAAAGCAGGCGTGCTCGTCCTCCCCAGCAGTGCAACAGAAATAGAGAGAGGAGCTTGTATCAATTGCTACAACTTGACCTCGGTGACCATGGGAGACGACGTCGCCACCATCGGCTGGGGCGCATTTTATGGTTGTAGCAACCTGACCTCGGTGACTATGGGAAAGGGCATAACAACAATCGGTCTCTCAGCGTTCTTAGGCTGCACAGGACTGAGCTCCATCGTCATACCGGCAAGTGTGACAACTATCGGAGACTTTGCTTTCTTTGGCTGCTATTCCTTGACCAACATCACCTTCCTTGGGCTGGTCTCTCCCTTGTACGTCGGGCAGGCCTGGATAACGGACACACCAGCGACCTTGCGGGGCCACGCGGACCCTGACTCGAACTTCCCAGTGCCAGGAGCCACCTTCTACGGGCTGACCATGGGCTACAACATCGAGGCGCCCGAACCCGAATCCAACGATAACACCATTTTAATAATACTGGCCGTCATCGCTATCATAGCCGTGCTCGTGGCTGTGATAATGCTAATGCGTAAGCGCAAAGGAAAGGCGTGA
- a CDS encoding GNAT family protein, whose product MLIGEKVDLVAAERSYVSLYEKWINDPEVTRWLKADSPISLQMEHNWVDNIRREGKMVFTILTKEGKPIGNAGLEDISWKYKRATMGILIGEKDYWSKGYGSDAITTLLRYCFEELGMRRVDLITDSENLRAQKAYKKCGFVVEGTMRQYRTKNGRNVDDLMLSILSKEWFAMHPRKRNECIRY is encoded by the coding sequence ATGCTGATAGGGGAGAAGGTCGACCTGGTGGCGGCCGAACGCAGCTACGTTTCGCTGTACGAGAAGTGGATCAACGACCCGGAGGTGACCCGCTGGCTAAAGGCCGACTCGCCCATCAGCCTGCAGATGGAGCATAACTGGGTGGACAACATCAGGCGGGAAGGGAAGATGGTCTTTACCATCTTGACCAAGGAAGGTAAGCCCATCGGCAACGCCGGATTGGAGGATATCTCCTGGAAGTACAAGCGGGCCACCATGGGCATCCTGATCGGGGAGAAGGACTACTGGAGCAAAGGTTACGGCAGCGACGCCATCACCACCCTGCTCCGCTACTGCTTCGAGGAGCTGGGCATGCGCCGGGTGGACCTCATCACCGATTCCGAGAACCTGCGGGCGCAGAAGGCCTACAAGAAGTGTGGTTTCGTTGTGGAAGGAACGATGCGCCAATACCGCACCAAGAACGGCCGGAACGTGGACGACTTGATGCTGTCCATACTCTCCAAAGAATGGTTCGCCATGCACCCTCGAAAAAGGAACGAATGCATAAGGTATTAG
- a CDS encoding GNAT family protein encodes MLRGRLVGLEPLQSTDEITMFRWLNDPKARRAAGRPSWKACYSLEQVQDIIKERLAQPSRFDLVVLGLSQETPLGLVEIGHLQPMSDSAQVTLIWGEKTDQEQMEEALALATKHLFDGQGLHRLWTRVSFDNQPVLDAFQAVGFQVEGVLRQDHFNGGEWRDSTLLSLLSTEAKPC; translated from the coding sequence ATGCTCCGAGGAAGGCTGGTGGGGCTAGAGCCCTTGCAGTCCACTGATGAGATTACCATGTTCCGCTGGTTGAACGACCCCAAGGCGCGCCGGGCCGCGGGGCGGCCCTCCTGGAAGGCCTGCTACAGCCTGGAGCAGGTGCAGGACATCATAAAGGAACGACTGGCCCAGCCCTCGCGCTTCGACCTGGTGGTCCTTGGGCTGTCTCAGGAAACGCCTCTCGGCCTGGTGGAGATCGGCCACCTTCAACCCATGAGCGACTCGGCGCAAGTAACATTGATATGGGGAGAGAAGACGGACCAGGAACAGATGGAGGAGGCACTGGCATTAGCCACCAAGCACCTGTTCGACGGGCAGGGGCTGCACCGGTTGTGGACCAGGGTGTCGTTCGATAACCAACCTGTCCTGGACGCCTTCCAGGCCGTGGGCTTCCAGGTGGAAGGTGTGCTCCGTCAAGACCATTTCAACGGTGGGGAATGGCGCGATTCGACGCTGCTCTCCCTGCTGTCCACGGAGGCGAAACCATGCTGA